In Pseudobacteroides sp., one DNA window encodes the following:
- a CDS encoding U32 family peptidase, with protein sequence MKYFCMPSDFKNETIDEYCEINNKYGDSKIIEIYGQLAPDTVFGSCRAPKGLPVVDRGKLEDYVKYCNENGIQFNYVINATCMSNEEISKSGFKRVKDFFEMLDGIGISWVTISLPSLMEIAKYTAPNLKIKASTVSQINSPHKAEYYEKLGIKRIVLDEDIYRDFNTLKSIRKVYTGDLEIIINSFCVNDCPFKMFHYNSFSHSHTNRDECSYFSSRCQYIHIGPESYMKLNWIRPEDIHYYYDIGINYFKIQGRTNVYSGSPSKAVSHYIEEHYDGNLISLLELFSSSKPLTIAGCKIDNSKLDGFLKKFVDDPCFCTKVCNECNYCKGFAEKSISKSDIAILDIMDLMKEATKDIFIEQLSKPD encoded by the coding sequence ATGAAATATTTTTGCATGCCCTCGGATTTTAAAAATGAAACTATAGATGAATACTGCGAAATAAACAATAAATATGGAGATTCAAAAATAATTGAAATCTATGGACAATTAGCACCTGATACAGTCTTTGGTTCATGCAGAGCTCCCAAAGGACTTCCAGTGGTGGATAGGGGTAAATTAGAAGACTATGTAAAATATTGCAATGAAAACGGGATCCAATTTAACTATGTAATAAATGCAACTTGCATGTCTAATGAAGAAATTTCAAAATCAGGGTTCAAAAGAGTTAAAGATTTTTTTGAAATGCTGGATGGAATAGGAATAAGTTGGGTAACAATATCACTTCCTTCGTTGATGGAAATAGCAAAATACACAGCTCCAAACTTGAAGATTAAAGCTTCAACAGTTTCTCAGATAAATAGCCCGCATAAAGCTGAATATTATGAAAAATTAGGTATAAAACGTATTGTCCTGGACGAAGACATTTATAGGGATTTTAATACCCTTAAAAGTATAAGGAAGGTTTATACAGGAGACTTGGAAATTATCATAAATTCTTTTTGCGTAAATGATTGTCCGTTTAAGATGTTCCATTACAACAGTTTTTCTCATTCCCATACAAATAGGGATGAATGCTCATATTTCAGCTCAAGGTGCCAATATATTCATATTGGGCCGGAAAGCTATATGAAGTTAAACTGGATAAGGCCAGAAGATATTCATTATTATTATGATATTGGGATCAACTATTTTAAAATTCAAGGTAGAACAAATGTATATTCTGGCAGCCCTTCAAAAGCAGTATCTCATTATATTGAGGAGCACTATGACGGAAATTTGATCAGCCTTTTAGAATTGTTTTCAAGCAGCAAGCCTTTAACAATAGCTGGGTGCAAAATTGACAATTCCAAACTTGATGGGTTTTTAAAAAAGTTTGTTGATGATCCTTGTTTTTGCACGAAGGTATGTAATGAATGCAATTACTGCAAAGGTTTTGCAGAAAAAAGTATCAGCAAAAGTGATATTGCCATTCTTGATATAATGGATTTAATGAAAGAAGCTACAAAGGATATATTTATAGAACAACTAAGCAAACCT
- a CDS encoding flavin monoamine oxidase family protein: MNLNSMSSFYPPQPDNPNSFERHMLEQYALNQRGRPEDFEYIRRLMSPPEDITTIAFPGSLKGIRVGIIGAGLAGLSAAFELRKTGADITIFEAEESRIGGRVYTYYFDKKMPLYGELGSMRIPVSHETVWHYISLFKLPTRPFIQTNENALIYLKHTRVRNDAKGENVMKKIYPKYDLNEWEKRTPWQQLVYYGLERPLLYADAMKRSELLQVKPLYNDNILYWDCQSNRTIMEAAALSQGAINLISNLSPLAGQNLYNSYIDIAQANYPANLSFLYEIPGGTAKLPYAFLNSLISNNPSGDYPKIPVNYLGKVKVRLGNWITGIYKVPESGRVSLAYRNKGNRKDSYENFDYVICAIPFSTLRSVDINPLFSSIKMQAIKEVNYIDAMKSLVLCRRRFWEEGEEDEQIIGGGSYTDLPITSIWYPADHAQYCKKQMIMNYGSYPYTKLCLSMQNQKNLVSLPGVLIASYNYNMDAVRLGNMRPDLRIEEVKREVEMVHGLQKGYLDNIVLDSKTLDWNSHPWARGALCFFTPEQKRLFSYGMALPEYDNRVFMAGDHISAVHRWMQGALQSGMKAANDLAFACIKNNTNNTINT; this comes from the coding sequence ATGAATTTGAACAGTATGTCATCATTCTACCCACCACAACCTGATAATCCAAACAGTTTTGAGAGGCATATGCTGGAGCAATATGCATTAAACCAGAGGGGGAGGCCTGAAGACTTTGAATATATAAGAAGGCTCATGTCACCACCGGAGGATATAACAACAATAGCATTCCCAGGAAGTCTCAAGGGCATCAGAGTGGGCATTATAGGTGCCGGGCTGGCTGGATTGTCAGCGGCATTTGAGCTTAGAAAGACTGGAGCTGATATTACAATATTTGAGGCAGAAGAATCACGTATTGGCGGAAGGGTATATACTTACTATTTTGATAAAAAAATGCCCTTATATGGGGAACTTGGATCTATGCGTATACCTGTATCACACGAAACTGTTTGGCACTACATAAGCCTTTTTAAGCTGCCAACCAGACCGTTTATACAAACAAATGAGAATGCTCTTATTTATCTAAAGCATACAAGGGTCAGAAACGATGCCAAAGGTGAAAATGTGATGAAAAAGATATACCCAAAATATGATCTGAATGAATGGGAGAAAAGAACTCCATGGCAGCAGCTTGTATATTACGGTCTTGAAAGGCCTCTGTTATATGCTGATGCTATGAAGAGGAGTGAGCTGCTTCAAGTTAAACCTCTTTATAATGATAATATTCTTTATTGGGACTGTCAAAGCAACAGAACTATAATGGAGGCAGCTGCACTAAGCCAAGGAGCAATCAATCTCATTTCAAACCTATCTCCTTTAGCAGGCCAAAACTTATACAACAGTTATATTGATATTGCACAGGCCAATTATCCTGCAAACCTCTCATTCCTGTATGAGATACCTGGAGGAACTGCCAAGCTGCCATATGCATTTTTAAATTCACTTATAAGTAATAACCCATCCGGAGATTACCCTAAAATTCCGGTAAACTATCTCGGAAAGGTCAAAGTAAGGCTTGGAAATTGGATTACAGGAATTTATAAAGTGCCTGAAAGCGGAAGAGTCTCACTGGCATATAGGAATAAAGGAAATAGGAAGGACTCTTATGAGAATTTTGATTATGTAATATGTGCAATTCCGTTTTCTACTTTGCGAAGTGTGGATATTAACCCTCTCTTTAGCAGCATTAAGATGCAGGCCATAAAAGAAGTAAATTATATAGACGCTATGAAATCGCTGGTTTTATGCAGAAGGCGTTTTTGGGAAGAAGGGGAAGAGGATGAGCAGATTATTGGAGGGGGATCATATACAGATCTTCCTATAACTTCAATCTGGTATCCGGCAGACCATGCACAGTACTGTAAAAAGCAGATGATAATGAACTATGGGAGTTACCCTTATACAAAGCTTTGTCTGTCAATGCAAAATCAAAAAAATCTGGTATCTCTGCCGGGAGTATTGATTGCTTCTTATAACTATAACATGGATGCTGTAAGATTGGGGAATATGAGGCCTGATCTTCGTATTGAAGAGGTTAAGCGTGAGGTTGAAATGGTTCACGGGCTGCAAAAGGGCTATTTGGATAATATAGTGTTGGACAGCAAAACATTGGATTGGAACAGCCATCCTTGGGCGAGAGGAGCACTATGCTTTTTTACACCGGAGCAAAAAAGATTGTTTTCATATGGGATGGCTTTACCTGAGTATGATAACCGGGTGTTTATGGCCGGTGATCACATATCGGCTGTGCATCGCTGGATGCAGGGTGCCTTACAGAGCGGGATGAAAGCTGCTAATGATTTGGCCTTCGCTTGCATAAAAAATAATACAAATAATACAATTAATACATAG
- a CDS encoding flavodoxin family protein, producing MVLIYKILGISGSPNKNGNTAYAVQYALSTLKKRGFESSYISLSQKVIHPCIGCFKCASDHKCWQQDDMLEIINAMLWCDGIIIGSPVYFGMVSGQLKIMMDRCVATRANYGDTLPMTGKIGGAIACANSRNGGQETTLQNLQTFMLQLNFQVVSDGPFYCHSGGTIMGDASKDIWGLETVNNLANNLGNLLLKKT from the coding sequence GTGGTTCTCATTTATAAAATTCTAGGTATTTCAGGCAGCCCAAATAAAAACGGAAACACCGCTTACGCTGTACAATATGCTTTGAGTACACTTAAGAAACGAGGTTTTGAAAGCAGCTATATATCATTATCCCAAAAGGTAATACATCCCTGTATTGGCTGTTTCAAATGTGCCAGTGACCACAAGTGTTGGCAGCAGGACGATATGTTAGAAATAATAAATGCAATGTTATGGTGTGACGGGATTATTATTGGTTCACCGGTTTACTTCGGAATGGTAAGCGGACAGCTTAAGATCATGATGGACCGCTGCGTCGCTACAAGGGCTAATTATGGAGATACTCTCCCTATGACAGGAAAAATAGGTGGTGCAATAGCCTGTGCAAACTCACGAAACGGCGGACAGGAAACCACACTTCAAAACCTTCAAACCTTTATGCTACAGCTTAATTTTCAAGTAGTTAGTGACGGGCCATTTTATTGTCATAGCGGTGGGACCATAATGGGTGATGCCTCAAAAGATATATGGGGACTGGAGACTGTAAATAATCTGGCAAACAACTTGGGAAACTTGCTGTTAAAGAAAACATAA
- a CDS encoding cohesin domain-containing protein, translating to MKLKRLMAVLLTTLLLLGGLFSNVSLAATPGSIKVFYSNNGASANSNQIYVNIKLRNAWTSDIDLSKLTIRYYFTKDNNKELKYYTDYVSIGSVSTAFYDFSPTASKADKYIEIKPSSGTISPAGAQWPKQSEVTIQGRIAKSDWTNFDQSNDFSYTGAISQYVENPYIAVFESGTLIAGSVPNGSSVSNPPSPTATRVPTPTKASATPTRFVPTPTNSVPTPTNAPATPTKASATPTKPTSSPSRGEVFVTLDKTTASVGNVIKATLSVKDFDVVAGYQANIKYDPAVLQPVYLDGTPYDSSSSPDYGTLLQKRYSGTDMAVNDLTKGILTFGRTYMALDSYRASGVKENTGSLAVIGFKVLKATATRITLENSSSLTNPVSGTMVFDWSGTQLTGYTVTQAPEINSGSLPSATPTKAPTPTKASSTPTKAPTPTPTKIVTSPSQGEVYMTIDKTTAAVGDIIKATLSVKDFDVVAGYQASIKFDPTVLQPVYLDGTPYDNSSSPDYGTLLQKRYSGTDMASNDLTKGILTFGRTYMSLDSYKASGLKENTGSLAVIGFKVLKVASTRITLENTSSLTNPVSGTMVFDWNGTQLAGYTVTQAPVINSGSVPTPTPTKAATPTLPPIPTPTKIVTSPSQGEVYMTIDKTTAAVGDIIKATLNVKEFDSVAGYQVNVKYDPTVLQPVYSDGTPYDNSSAPDYGTLLQKRYSGTDLASNDITKGSLTFGRSYMNMAAYKNSGVAENTGSLAVINFKVLKVASTRIILENASSLTNPVTGTMVFDWDGIQLSGYAVTQAPAINSGTVPSATPTKAATPTKAPTPTPTKPATSPTKGEVALTVDKTTATVGTIIQATLSVKEFDSVAGYQANIKYDPTVLQPVYLDGTPYDSSSAPDYGTLLQKRYSGTDMAMNDLTKGTLTFGRTYMNMSAYKNSGVAENTGSIAIIGFKVLKVTPTRITLENSPSLTNPVVGTMVFDWDGLQLSNYAVSQALGIN from the coding sequence ATGAAATTAAAAAGACTTATGGCAGTTTTGCTTACCACATTATTGTTATTAGGTGGTTTATTCTCAAACGTTTCATTAGCTGCAACACCTGGTAGTATAAAAGTGTTTTATAGCAATAATGGAGCAAGTGCCAACTCGAACCAGATCTACGTTAACATCAAGCTTAGAAATGCATGGACAAGCGATATTGATCTTTCTAAGTTAACCATTAGGTATTACTTTACCAAGGACAACAATAAAGAACTGAAATATTATACTGACTACGTCAGCATAGGATCAGTTTCTACAGCATTCTATGATTTTTCACCGACAGCAAGTAAAGCTGATAAGTACATTGAAATAAAACCGTCTTCAGGAACTATTTCACCTGCCGGAGCACAATGGCCAAAACAATCTGAAGTTACTATCCAAGGTAGGATAGCAAAGAGTGATTGGACGAATTTTGACCAATCTAACGACTTCTCATACACCGGAGCCATATCACAGTATGTAGAAAACCCTTATATTGCTGTATTTGAATCAGGAACCCTAATTGCTGGTTCAGTACCAAATGGCAGTTCTGTATCAAATCCACCATCTCCGACAGCAACAAGAGTTCCAACACCTACTAAAGCTTCGGCTACTCCTACCAGATTTGTACCGACACCAACAAATTCAGTGCCTACACCCACTAATGCACCAGCTACTCCTACTAAAGCTTCGGCTACTCCTACTAAACCAACATCTTCACCATCTAGAGGCGAAGTATTTGTGACTCTTGACAAAACTACAGCTTCCGTTGGAAATGTCATCAAAGCAACATTAAGTGTTAAAGATTTCGACGTTGTAGCTGGTTATCAGGCAAATATTAAATATGATCCTGCAGTGTTGCAGCCCGTATACCTTGATGGAACTCCATATGATAGCTCTTCATCTCCAGATTACGGAACATTATTACAGAAGAGATACAGCGGTACAGATATGGCAGTTAACGATCTCACAAAAGGTATCCTTACCTTTGGAAGAACTTATATGGCACTGGATTCTTACAGGGCTTCAGGCGTAAAAGAAAATACAGGTTCATTGGCTGTTATTGGCTTTAAGGTATTAAAGGCTACAGCAACCAGGATTACTTTGGAGAATTCATCCAGCTTAACTAATCCGGTTTCCGGTACAATGGTGTTCGATTGGAGCGGCACACAATTAACAGGTTACACAGTAACCCAAGCTCCAGAAATTAACTCAGGTAGTTTACCATCAGCTACTCCTACCAAGGCACCTACACCTACTAAGGCATCCTCAACGCCTACTAAAGCACCTACACCAACACCTACAAAGATAGTTACATCACCTTCACAGGGCGAAGTTTATATGACAATTGACAAAACAACTGCTGCTGTTGGAGATATCATTAAAGCCACATTAAGTGTTAAAGACTTTGATGTGGTGGCCGGTTATCAGGCGAGCATCAAATTTGACCCAACAGTATTACAGCCTGTATATCTTGACGGAACTCCATATGATAATTCTTCATCCCCAGATTACGGAACATTATTGCAGAAGAGATATAGCGGTACAGATATGGCATCAAATGATCTTACTAAAGGTATCCTCACATTTGGAAGAACTTATATGTCATTGGATTCTTATAAAGCTTCAGGCTTAAAGGAAAACACAGGTTCATTGGCAGTTATTGGCTTTAAGGTCCTAAAGGTTGCTTCCACCAGAATTACTTTGGAAAATACCTCTAGCTTAACTAATCCGGTTTCCGGTACAATGGTGTTCGATTGGAATGGTACACAATTAGCAGGTTATACAGTAACTCAAGCACCAGTAATTAATTCCGGCAGTGTTCCTACACCAACACCTACTAAAGCTGCAACACCTACATTACCACCTATACCAACACCTACTAAGATAGTTACATCACCTTCACAGGGTGAAGTTTATATGACAATTGACAAAACAACCGCTGCTGTTGGTGATATAATTAAAGCAACATTAAACGTAAAAGAATTTGATTCGGTAGCAGGTTACCAGGTGAATGTCAAATATGATCCTACTGTATTACAGCCTGTATACTCTGATGGTACACCATATGATAATTCATCAGCTCCTGACTACGGAACTTTATTGCAGAAGAGATACAGCGGCACAGACCTGGCGTCAAATGACATCACAAAGGGCAGCCTTACATTTGGAAGAAGCTATATGAATATGGCAGCATACAAAAACTCAGGTGTAGCTGAAAACACTGGTTCACTAGCGGTTATAAACTTTAAGGTATTAAAGGTTGCTTCCACTAGGATTATATTGGAAAACGCATCAAGCTTAACTAATCCTGTTACCGGAACGATGGTATTTGACTGGGATGGCATTCAGCTGTCAGGTTACGCAGTAACTCAGGCACCTGCAATAAACTCCGGTACTGTTCCATCAGCAACTCCAACTAAAGCTGCAACACCTACCAAAGCACCTACACCTACACCAACCAAGCCAGCAACATCTCCTACAAAAGGTGAAGTTGCTCTGACAGTTGACAAAACAACTGCAACTGTTGGTACTATCATCCAAGCAACATTAAGCGTGAAAGAGTTTGATTCGGTAGCTGGGTATCAAGCTAATATCAAATATGATCCTACTGTATTACAGCCTGTATACCTTGACGGCACACCATATGATTCATCATCAGCTCCAGACTACGGAACATTATTGCAAAAGAGATACAGCGGAACAGATATGGCAATGAATGATCTTACAAAGGGTACTCTTACATTTGGAAGAACTTATATGAACATGTCTGCGTATAAAAACTCAGGTGTAGCTGAAAATACCGGTTCAATAGCAATAATTGGATTCAAAGTATTAAAAGTTACTCCGACCAGGATAACTTTAGAAAACTCACCAAGCCTGACAAATCCAGTTGTGGGAACGATGGTATTTGACTGGGACGGCCTACAGTTATCAAATTATGCAGTATCTCAGGCACTTGGAATCAACTAG
- a CDS encoding cysteine synthase family protein: protein MYDNILDTIGNTPLVKIRKLNPKPHIPLYAKLEGFNPTGSIKDRIALKMIEQAEESGMLTHKKTIIEPTSGNTGIGLAMIGAVKGYSVEIVMSEAVSVERRKMIEAFGAKIILTDASHGTDGAIRKAHELIALHPDKYFMPNQFSNKYNKMAHYLTTANEIWEATQGKVTHFVSALGTSGTIMGVGMGLKSKNPDIQIIEAHPVLGHYIQGLKNMQEAIVPEIYDPTKIDRTVMIESEAAFSMCRDIVLHEGIFVGMSSGAAMLAALECINEMNEGFVVMVFADRGEKYLSTDLFNQPI, encoded by the coding sequence ATGTATGATAACATTCTTGATACTATTGGCAACACACCACTGGTGAAGATAAGAAAATTAAACCCCAAACCTCATATTCCTTTGTATGCTAAACTTGAGGGTTTTAACCCAACTGGAAGCATCAAGGATCGTATAGCACTGAAAATGATTGAGCAGGCAGAAGAAAGCGGTATGCTGACCCACAAAAAAACAATAATAGAGCCTACCTCAGGAAACACAGGAATTGGTCTGGCCATGATAGGTGCAGTTAAAGGATATTCTGTAGAGATAGTCATGAGTGAGGCTGTTTCTGTTGAACGCCGCAAAATGATTGAGGCTTTTGGAGCAAAGATTATATTAACTGACGCTTCTCATGGGACCGATGGAGCAATCAGAAAAGCACATGAGCTTATTGCCCTGCATCCTGATAAATACTTTATGCCAAATCAGTTTTCCAATAAATACAATAAGATGGCACACTACCTTACTACCGCTAATGAAATCTGGGAGGCTACACAAGGAAAAGTCACTCATTTTGTATCTGCCCTTGGCACCTCAGGAACTATAATGGGAGTTGGAATGGGACTTAAAAGTAAAAACCCGGACATACAGATAATTGAAGCTCATCCTGTCCTGGGTCATTATATTCAAGGCCTTAAAAACATGCAGGAAGCTATTGTTCCTGAAATCTATGATCCTACAAAGATTGATCGAACTGTAATGATTGAATCTGAAGCAGCTTTTTCCATGTGCAGAGATATTGTCTTGCATGAAGGCATATTCGTTGGAATGAGCAGCGGAGCTGCCATGCTAGCTGCATTAGAATGCATCAATGAAATGAATGAGGGCTTTGTTGTTATGGTATTTGCCGATCGAGGTGAAAAATACTTAAGTACCGATTTATTTAATCAACCCATATAG
- a CDS encoding late competence development ComFB family protein, which produces MRKFKDDLYTNAGLENLIENIVLQELYDFAQTTKNKQSKEFCVCWICLADVAAIVLNESKPYYCSNFIDKGENNDYLIKFRSEVHERIVKAFETVKKNPHHEI; this is translated from the coding sequence ATGAGAAAATTTAAGGATGATCTATATACAAATGCAGGACTGGAAAATCTTATTGAGAATATTGTATTACAGGAATTGTATGATTTTGCTCAAACCACGAAGAATAAACAAAGCAAAGAATTCTGTGTTTGCTGGATTTGTTTGGCTGATGTTGCTGCGATAGTACTCAATGAATCCAAACCATACTATTGTTCAAACTTTATAGACAAAGGTGAAAATAATGATTACTTGATCAAGTTCAGGTCAGAGGTTCATGAGAGAATCGTTAAAGCTTTTGAAACAGTTAAAAAGAATCCCCATCATGAAATATGA